In Plasmodium vivax chromosome 14, whole genome shotgun sequence, the genomic window ataaaaatgttcatatcGATTTAAGATTGAAGTGGACGCAAGGTGAGTACCATGAGCACATCATCAGTTTTGTGAATAATGTAAATACGACCGATGGGGGGACCCACGTAGACGCGATGAAGTATGCCATAAGCAGgtgtgtaaattttaatataaaaaaaaacgaggcAACAAGAAATTTTGTTAACATCCCAGGAGAGTACATAAGGGAAGGAATGACGGCCATTTTGTCGATCAAAATGAATAACCCAGAATTTGAGGGACAGACCAAAACTAAACTCGGttcccactttttaaaacccattttggaaagtgCCATTTTTGAAAAGTTGTCTGAAATTTTCGATTTCGAACCAAATTTGCTCAACACAATTTATTTGAAGGCATTACAAGCTAAGGCAAGTGATGAGGAGGCTAAGGCGGCCAGGGATTTAATTAGgtcaaaaaataatcagtGCTATGCCACCATCTTGCCAGGAAAATTAGTCGACTGTATAAGTGATGATATAAATCGAAATGAAATTTTCATCGTCGAGGGAGACAGTGCTGCTGGAAGTGCTAAGCAAGCCAGGAACAGAGAGATACAGGCGATTCTCCctttaaagggaaaaatacttaacgtagaaaaaattaaaaataataaaaggaTATTTGAAAACTCAGAATTGAAGTCTCTCATAACGGCCATCGGGTTGAGCGTCAGTTGTGAAAACAGCAAAATAGCCAAGGGGAAAAGCACCAtcaatagtaaaaaaaaagatctcAAAAAGAAGTATGATTtgagaagcggcaaaaaggaaaatgctcAAGTTAACAACGCACTGGTGAgtaagaagaagaaccccctttttgataCCCCCCTGAGGTATGGGAAAATTATCATCATGACGGATGCTGACGTCGATGGGGAACACATACGAATACTGCTCCTTACCTTTCTCTACAGATttcagaaaaatattattcaaaatggaaacgtCTTTGTTGCCTGCCCACCCTTATACAAAGTCACATACAACCGATTTTTTGACGCCACCATAAAGGAGACAGTAATGAAGCAGTTCAACGTGAGTACGAAGAATTCTAAGACCCTCATTCATACATACTCGGATGACGAGTTAAATGTCCTGCTGGGGCTGTTGGACAAGGATAGGTCTTCTCACGCGGAGCACAGGAGCGCCCAgttggggaggggaaaacctACCCGCGGGGGGAACCTCCCAAGTGACGACCGTGGTAGCGGTTTGGCCGGTTTGGCCGACTTGAACTTTGGGTACAACGGCGCTGATGAGGTGACGAAAGAGGGGGAGCTCAGCACGGATGACTCGAGTGTAGCGAACACTGAGAATGCCGATCCCGCCGCCAACAGCGCATTTTTCACCTTCTCCAAGCGGTACGAAATACAGCGGTTCAAGGGGCTCGGGGAGATGATGGCCGACCAACTGTGGAGCACCACCATGGACCCGCGCGTGCGCAAGCTGATCAGGGTGACCGTCAGCGACGCCATGCGGGCCAACAACTTGATCTTCTCCCTCATGGGGGAGGACTCCAAGTTGCGCAAAAGCTTCATTCTGGAGAATTCGCCCGCGCCGGGGTGACTCCTGGGAGgcgcacacatgtgtggTTCGGCAATTGGGTGTATTAGCCTTTAGGGGCCCCTCCTTTAGTTAGCCCTTTTTATGAGCACCCTTTACTTGCATCACATTGCAGGCCACTTTGGCCCTCCCACTATTgctgtcctttttttcgttccagCGGGGGAAATGACCCACCCATTTGGCtgaaattatttctttttaacgaACTAGTTAATTGCCCATTTGGCGCCGTTGCGTATGAATAACGAGAAAGTTGCGGTCTGGAAAAGCGAGCTAGGGGATGGAGGGAAAGCGGTGTTGGGGTGGATCAGATAAGCTCTCCCAAATTAGCTCTCCCAAAAGAAGCCCTCCCAAATTAGCTCCCCAAATTAGCTCTTCAAATCAGCTCACCGCGTACACGTCCACAAGTTGCAAATTCATAAAGTGCGGGTGGttggaataaaaataaatgttgtCAATTATTTGATGGCTGAGTGTACCCGGGCCGGTCTCCTTTTGGTAGGCCTTAAAGGCGGCCAGCTTGTAAATTAGCGTGGCGGCCGTGCATGCTATAAAGGGGTTCTGCGGAATGACCGAAGTTGCCGCAGCGCAGAGTGCACCAACCGAACACCCCGAGCCGGTAAtttttgtcaaaatttttaaatcacaATTAATTTGGGCTACAAATTTTGAACAGGGACTGACAATGATATCTGCTTTCGACGTGACGACAACTGCACAGTTATATTTCAAAGCAACATTCCTTGCGCTAGCAATTATATCATTTGGGGTATGTGATGAACTACTGTTGCTATCTACCCCCTTCCCAAAGAACTCTCCTTTATCTAGGTAAAATATTTCAGCTACATTTCCTTTAATGACATTTGGCTTGCACTTAACAAGGATGTCTTTTATGAGGTTTGTTCTGTACTGTGTTGCCCCTACGGCTATTGGGTCGATTACCAAAATGaactcttccttttttttttcctgtctCATTTTGTCTAGCACATGTATGTTTTCCACTTGACTTGTGTGCAGGCCTAAGTTGAAATATGTGCAGGAGGCTATTTCTGCAAATTGTTCTACCTCCTTAGGGTTGTCAATCATTGCTGGGGAGGAACCAAATGCTAACAAACTGTTTGCCACCTTTTCCGTTGTTACTCTGTTCGTGATGCAGTGCACCAGTGGGTTCACCACCTTAACCTTTTCTATGCAGCTGATTATCTCATCTTGGTGCTCTCGCACATTGGTTAGTTTGGTCAGGCCGGAGAAGTGCCTCACTTTGGAGAAAGGCCTCCACCGATTCATCTGGCTCAAGGGCtggcccccaaaaaaaaggcaaaaaaaacgctaaCGGTAGTGTTACACGTAAGGGTGGCAAAGACTACACGTTTGGGCGAACTGCGTGGGGGGGGATATATCCCTAAGGTGGCATGTGCCCATTGGAGTGGTCTCTTCATCACCGTGTGGTGGGAGCAGCGGAGGAACGCCTCATCTGTACGCGTAGTATCCCCACACCTGGGTgggagcaaaaatggggcgcGATCGGCGGATGGGCGTTGCCCTACTCACAATGTAAAACACAATTGTACCATACCAAATGGAGGGGtcccacaaaaaaaaaaaaaaaaaactgcccaCTTGAAAAACTCAACAGGTGCTGTGGCAAAGCGGttaattaggaaaaaaaacgtttcctACGTAGGCCTTCACCCAGGCGCAGTTGCACCACATTTGAATAACTCAAGGGGTGATAAAAGAGGTAGGCATAAAGTGTGCCATACATTTTGCCACACTTAGAGGGCTATGTAATGCGCTGCCGCTTTGGCTTATGGCTAACACAGGTTATCTACCTTCCCCAGTTCGAGTGAAGCATAACATGGTGGGGCTCAACGTAAGCCCATTCGGCCCCTTTGCGGGAGGGAGACTCCCCACATGAAACGGTACATATATATGGCATACCGCGCAgtggtgtaaaaaaaaaaaaaaaaaaaaaaagagatgtCACTTAATTCCTGGCGATAACACCATATGGGTTAAGATTAAAAAATCCCGACCAAGTGGATTGCCGAACGGCACAacgaagagagaaaaaaaaataaagcttCGCAAAGCATGACATTTTTGTATGGCACAATTTTGACAAGGGCGTAAGCGATACAAGCAGCACAAGCGGATGGCCGCAAAATAATGGCAGCATTTTTGAAGCTCCCCAGCCGTACATCCGAGTGAAAAACCAAATGGTACCAGCGTTCTTGCACGCATGAATGCAGGGCCACCCCTTTTTGATGGGAATAAGAGTGAACATCCTGAGCTCCTCGTTTGTTACTTCCCCCAGGGCGCGTCCCCTCTGTGCAGGTACTTTTATGTACACTTATCGCGCCGGCGTAATGCCCCACGTttaaagcgcaaaaaaaatagggaccTTTGGATAGGCCAGAGCAGCAATTTGCGAACGGGCTTATTCCGCAGCAGACGAGCGCGCGTCGGGTTGGGGCACACAACACATGATAGTCCCTCCCAGGCGCTGTCATGTACTGTAATGTGATGTCACCTTAGGGAGAGAAGGTATCCCCACACGTCTACGCATCTTCCCAGGGGGAGGCCGCAATAGATGCACACCTGTGTAGAGGCCAGTCACGATAAGCCCCTGCGCATGTGGGCGCATGTCTGCACATTTATGCGGCACATACGACTTTGCGCTTTGCGACATTTGCGCCGCTtaacccccccccgctgcagACCAAACACATGTTTAAGCATTACGAAAACGCGGTGAAGAGAATTATGAATGCCAAGTATGAAAATGAAAGCCTCGCGTCAACAGGGTCAGAGAAAAATGGCGATGAGGAAAATTCTGCATTGCTACAGAACAACGAGGCGACGGGAATGAACAAGAAGAAatccaaaaaaacaaataacgATAATAGGAAGTACaaatattatgaaaacttctttaacaaaaagagaaataaaaaatggaattattttatgattttttttctgggcATATGTTTCGGCTTTGCCATTTGGCCATTCTTCATGACCATAATCAcgtataaattattttacaaggACAATTTTAACAGCTCCAATTTTAACACCAGCAACACGTCAGCGTCTTTGAAGCCTTACGGAAATGACAGAAGtaagaaaggggaaaatggcaAGGTGTCCGTAAAAGATCAGTCCCAGAAAAATtcctctccccattttagACCCATCCGATTTGAAGAAATCGCCGGAATTGATGAATCAAAATTGGAACTCCTCGAAGTTGTTGACTTTATAAGGAACAGAGAAAAGTACCAAGAAATGGGCGCAAGAATGCCTAAGGGGGTTCTCCTCGTTGGCCCTCCAGGCTCAGGCAAAACTATGCTAGCTAGGGCAGTTGCCACAGAAGCAAATGTcccatatatttatacctcCGGCCCAGAGTTCATCGAGATATATGTAGGCCAAGGGGCGAAGCGAATAAGACAGTTATTTGCTCACGCAAGGTCAGTTGCTCCATCGATCGTTTTTATTGACGAAATTGATGCCATAGGAGGGAAGAGAAGTTCCGGTTCTGTGAATGGCGCTGGGCAGAGAGAGCATGACCAAACGCTTAACCAGTTGTTAGTCGAAATGGATGGGTTCAGCAACAGCATCCATATTATGGTAATAGGTGCAACCAATAGGATAGATACTCTAGATAGTGCCCTACTACGGCCTGGCAGATTCGATCGAATCGTTTATGTCCCCCTACCGGATGTTAATGGGAGGAAAAGGATCCTAGAAatttatatcaaaaaaattaaaagcgaTTTAAAGGCAGAAGATATTGACAAGATAGCCAGATTGACTCCTGGTTTTTCAGGTGCCGACTTAGAAAATGTGGTAAATGAAGCAACAATCCTTGCCactagaaataaaaaaagtgtagtCACCATTGGGGAGCTGTTCGAAGCTAGGGATAAAGTCTCCATGGGCCCAGAGAGAAAATCTCTAAGACAGTCCGACCATCAGAGAAGAATTACTGCCTATCATGAAGCGGGGCATGCAATCGTGGCGTATTTTCTTCAACCCAAAACGGACCCAATACATAAGGCTACCATTATCTCAAGAGGAAACGCCCTTGGGTACGTAGAACAAATCCCCGTGGATGATAGGCACAACTATTTTAAAAGCCAAATGGAAGCAAAACTAGCCGTTTGTATGGGTGGAAGAACCGCGGAAGAAATCGTTTTTGGAAAATCTGAAACGAGCAGTGGTGCTTCTAGTGATATTTCTAGAGCCACCGAAATTGCCTACAAAATGGTAACCGAGTGGGGAATGTCAGACAAGCTGGGCCCACTGAATTATAAGAAAAGAATGGGAGACGGGTATTCCTCAAACCGATTATCAGCTCAAACCATTTCCACCATTGAAGTGGAGGTGAAGGCGCTGGTCGAGAAGGGTAAAAGCTTATCCgaagaaattttaagaagGCACAGAAAGGAACTGGACAATTTAGCCTTTGCACTGCTCG contains:
- a CDS encoding cell division protein FtsH, putative (encoded by transcript PVX_100935A) translates to MFKHYENAVKRIMNAKYENESLASTGSEKNGDEENSALLQNNEATGMNKKKSKKTNNDNRKYKYYENFFNKKRNKKWNYFMIFFLGICFGFAIWPFFMTIITYKLFYKDNFNSSNFNTSNTSASLKPYGNDRSKKGENGKVSVKDQSQKNSSPHFRPIRFEEIAGIDESKLELLEVVDFIRNREKYQEMGARMPKGVLLVGPPGSGKTMLARAVATEANVPYIYTSGPEFIEIYVGQGAKRIRQLFAHARSVAPSIVFIDEIDAIGGKRSSGSVNGAGQREHDQTLNQLLVEMDGFSNSIHIMVIGATNRIDTLDSALLRPGRFDRIVYVPLPDVNGRKRILEIYIKKIKSDLKAEDIDKIARLTPGFSGADLENVVNEATILATRNKKSVVTIGELFEARDKVSMGPERKSLRQSDHQRRITAYHEAGHAIVAYFLQPKTDPIHKATIISRGNALGYVEQIPVDDRHNYFKSQMEAKLAVCMGGRTAEEIVFGKSETSSGASSDISRATEIAYKMVTEWGMSDKLGPLNYKKRMGDGYSSNRLSAQTISTIEVEVKALVEKGKSLSEEILRRHRKELDNLAFALLDRETLSGEEIKKIIDPNNTRDYSGKVPVLSKGSKSDGAASGPENEKREGNSTRGGGGSANGSQPNESRSNEGLPNEGLPNVGLPNVGLPNDRQEVKQADKGTPAEELKRASSDHVLKKKGKRGEREKHGHAPTTDNGKIEIVRKSAKNAVKKIRKKYAKDPNVKNKKILKVVNEHKPYDADRKAAGGNFQNEHGRNGKNGLNGANDPNGPNDPLGKLDKRSYPKGPSPDGGNNNSVVKNMSEVLSKEFAPPYEQNGDNESPDFVKAKELTLNNFKEAVDTSHIKNVGEMKKFNIFEHNLGKLFLFDIFGS
- a CDS encoding DNA gyrase subunit b, putative (encoded by transcript PVX_100925A; Possible apicoplast targeted protein. Curated by Stuart Ralph, Walter and Eliza Hall Institute of Medical Research, Australia.): MEIPQKGGNSFDRKKVKKRKQYFFFTNIRRAEIIKGKGREQYKSRRPFRCNDYDAKDIVILEGLEAVRKRPGMYIGNTDVKGLHQILFEIIDNSVDEYNNFECNEIKIVIHQDESVTIEDNGRGIPCDVHEKTKKSALETVLTVLHSGAKFVDDEADAQLEGGSSVGGLSDGGGEDQRGATGEHKGEHKGEQKAKARVAERGAEKLDEKKSPQKTPKEAPQKSPSQMYRFSSGLHGVGLSVANALSSFMKVKVFRRGKIHSIELEKGKVVTPLSVRDCPVSKRGTQIHYRPDPTIFKNTIRHNAEMIRNRIHQLAYLNDRLSFYFYDERAAKKAAAEAENAANAADLADVADHAGNTAEHNNLDFYPYEVIKHEGGLDEYMESLTKNKASLFKDSNKVISITCHHKNVHIDLRLKWTQGEYHEHIISFVNNVNTTDGGTHVDAMKYAISRCVNFNIKKNEATRNFVNIPGEYIREGMTAILSIKMNNPEFEGQTKTKLGSHFLKPILESAIFEKLSEIFDFEPNLLNTIYLKALQAKASDEEAKAARDLIRSKNNQCYATILPGKLVDCISDDINRNEIFIVEGDSAAGSAKQARNREIQAILPLKGKILNVEKIKNNKRIFENSELKSLITAIGLSVSCENSKIAKGKSTINSKKKDLKKKYDLRSGKKENAQVNNALVSKKKNPLFDTPLRYGKIIIMTDADVDGEHIRILLLTFLYRFQKNIIQNGNVFVACPPLYKVTYNRFFDATIKETVMKQFNVSTKNSKTLIHTYSDDELNVLLGLLDKDRSSHAEHRSAQLGRGKPTRGGNLPSDDRGSGLAGLADLNFGYNGADEVTKEGELSTDDSSVANTENADPAANSAFFTFSKRYEIQRFKGLGEMMADQLWSTTMDPRVRKLIRVTVSDAMRANNLIFSLMGEDSKLRKSFILENSPAPG
- a CDS encoding hydroxyethylthiazole kinase, putative (encoded by transcript PVX_100930A) codes for the protein MNRWRPFSKVRHFSGLTKLTNVREHQDEIISCIEKVKVVNPLVHCITNRVTTEKVANSLLAFGSSPAMIDNPKEVEQFAEIASCTYFNLGLHTSQVENIHVLDKMRQEKKKEEFILVIDPIAVGATQYRTNLIKDILVKCKPNVIKGNVAEIFYLDKGEFFGKGVDSNSSSSHTPNDIIASARNVALKYNCAVVVTSKADIIVSPCSKFVAQINCDLKILTKITGSGCSVGALCAAATSVIPQNPFIACTAATLIYKLAAFKAYQKETGPGTLSHQIIDNIYFYSNHPHFMNLQLVDVYAVS